TAATGACTAGTATCGATGAAATTATTGCTGAAATTCCTATAGGTGATTTTATAGAGATTAAGATATCTTTTAGTGAGTATTTATCTTGTGCAATTGGAGTAAGTATACCTATTGTTAAAATTATTATCCCTATTTTTAGACCATTATGTTCTAATTTTGGGAAATATGAATCTAGTTTTAAGAGCTTCATCAAAATAAGTAATGAGCTTGCTATTGCTAATGGATTATTTTTAATGAATAAACTCAAAGTTAGAATGATAAGTAATATAATATAACTTTGTTCCATTTTATCACCTTATATTTTTTTATTAAACGACTACTTGTTTGTGTTTATATCATTATATGTAAGTAAAAAAATATTAAGACATTATTTTGTTTAAATAAGATATAAGAGAGTGTTTTTATGGATGTTTTCCATCAGATAACAAAGTGTTACCTATATCATACTTTAGAGATGTATGACATCAGCAACACTAAGGGCTTTGTGTCATATACCACTTTTGATGTAACAGCTTTTATATGGAAATATATATTTTATTTGAAATTTTAAAGGGGGAGAAAATATGTATGGAGTTATAGCATGTTTTGATAGTCAAACAGAGAAATATTTTAAAAATTTATGGAAATTATTAGTTGAGAATGATATTTCCTATTATTCAGAAGAAGTAGAAGACAGAAGGCCACATATTACTATTGCTGATCACAATAGGTTAGATGAAAAAAAGTTCATTGAAGATATGGACAAGTTCTATGGTTCAAAATCAGGAATTCAAGTTACTTTAAGTGTTTTAGGAACTTTTTTAAATTCAGGGACATTATTTGTTGTACCTACTTTATCCAAAGAACTGTTAAACTTTCACAACGCTCATCATGAATATTTTAAACAGTATAACGATGAACCAAATTCATTTTACCTTCCTGGTAAATGGATTCCACATTGTACTATTGCAAATAGATTAAGTCAGGAAAAACTGGTAGAGGCATTTAATTACTGTTCGCAAAATATAGATATTATCAAAGCACAAATAAGTGAGATATCTTTGATAAAAGTGAAATATG
The nucleotide sequence above comes from Caloranaerobacter sp. TR13. Encoded proteins:
- a CDS encoding 2'-5' RNA ligase family protein yields the protein MYGVIACFDSQTEKYFKNLWKLLVENDISYYSEEVEDRRPHITIADHNRLDEKKFIEDMDKFYGSKSGIQVTLSVLGTFLNSGTLFVVPTLSKELLNFHNAHHEYFKQYNDEPNSFYLPGKWIPHCTIANRLSQEKLVEAFNYCSQNIDIIKAQISEISLIKVKYENNKSVGVSTIFSKKLR
- a CDS encoding DUF441 family protein, which encodes MEQSYIILLIILTLSLFIKNNPLAIASSLLILMKLLKLDSYFPKLEHNGLKIGIIILTIGILTPIAQDKYSLKDILISIKSPIGISAIISSILVIMFTGKGYELLASNPSIAIPIVLGSIIGLFIFKGIPVGPLVSAGITLVIYNIFKFLYKLFQ